The DNA sequence TTTATAATCTCCATAAGTGATTGATCGCAATAAAGATTGTTGCGAGCAACGAGGATTTAGTAAGATTTGCTATTGTAATATTTTATAATGATAAGTAATAATTTTCAATTTTACTACATAAGAATAGCAGATTTTCAAAAAAAATCAACAAAAAATAATCTATTCCAAATGATGTCCCATTTAATATTATATAATGAATATAAACTATTCAATGATACTGTGGTTAAAAGAAAAGTCATGTTATATGCAACCTTAGTGATTTGATCTGATTCATAATTGACCATATAATGCTGAAATTGTTCAGGCGGGTTATTTTTTATTAAGTTAAATTGAGGCTTCTTAATAATAGATTTATGATTGCTGAACTGAATAACAGATACGCTGGTTGAAAGGTCATAATTATTCCTAATGCAGGTAATATGAGCAATTCGCTTTCTTTATTCGTATTATCCATTCGAATTTCCAAATTATCCTTGTGTTTTTTTTTCACTTTTTCTAAATTTACTTATAATTGTAATACTCCCTAAGCGGAAATATGTTTGTTTTTTATAATTCCTTAACCCATGAAGTTGTGGATATTTTATAGTTTTATTCTTATACAAAAGATGATGTGCTTGTTTTCGGATTGAGTGTCTTATAAATCATATTGATATAGATACCTACTGCTCTTCATTATGAGATTGGTGAGTAATTTGTTTGGAATATAATATTATGGCAATAACATTGATAAGTAAGGAAGGAATGTTATGAAAGGATTGGAGCTTGCGGAAAAATATTTTTATAATAATGGCTTGCCTATGATTCAAAATGCATTTAGTCAGCATAGTGAACGCATAGCTGGCGGGCTCGTTGGTGATGGATCGGAGTGTTTTGGATTTGATGATGCCATATCTCGAGATCATGATTGGGGGCCCAGTTTTTGTCTATGGCTGACAATGGAGGATTATAATGCGATTGGGGGGATCTTGCAAAAGGAGTATGATAATCTGCCAAAGTCAATCGAGGGATATGAATCGAGAAAAACCAGTGATTGGGGTCAAGGAAGGGTTGGAGTCTTTGAGATAGGTCAATTTTATGCAAATTTTATTGGTATAGACAATATACCATCAAACCTTGATGATTGGATTTCGCTTCCAGAGCAATCGCTAGCTGCATGCACTAATGGGAAGGTCTTTTATGATCCCCTTGGTGAGTTTTCACGGTTTAGATCTAAACTGCTTGAATTTTATCCTGATGATGTGAGGTTGAAGAAGATGGCTTCCAGATGCATGACAATTGCTCAGTCTGGTCAATACAACCTAGAACGTTCAATTAAGAGAAATGAATATTTTGCGGCACAGTATGCTGAGACCAAATTTTGCGCTGATGTGATGTCCTTAATATTTCTAATCAATAAGAGATATACCCCTTTTTACAAGTGGGTGCATAGAGCCCTGAAACAGCTTCCTATACTTGGAGCGGTCATACATATGAAAATTGCTGAATTGATTTCCACAAAGGATTATAATGAAAAACCTAGAATAGTTGAAGAGATTTGTTCAGCAATTATTGAGCAGTTGAAGAATGAGGAATTAACTGATTCATCAAGTAATTATTTACTCGATCATGGTCCAATTATACAGAGCAAAATAAGGGATCCACAAATGAGAGAGAGAAATGTCTGGGTGGGTTAAAATAAAATATACCTTAGGAGGATATTTGTGAAAGATATATTAATAATTGGAGGCAGCTATTTTGTTGGGAAGGTCTTTGTTGAAGAGCTTGTGAAGGAATCCGATTATTCCATCACTGTCTTAAACAGAGGCAACCGCCCACTCCGGATGCAAGGGTTGAAGGAGATTGTCTGTGATAGAAATGATGTTGATAAATTCAAACAGAGCGTCTCTTCAACTCAGTGGGACGTTATTGTGGATTTCTGCGCATACACACCCCAGGATATTGAGAATGCCCTTTCGGTTTTCCCAAAGGGGGGAGTTAAACACTATATATATATTAGCACAACGTCGATTTATCAAGCGACACAGATGTTGCCAATAACTGAAGATGCTCCCAAGCTATCAGGTCCTCAACCTGAATTAGGGCCGCAGGCCGCTGATTATGCATATAATAAATGGCTTGGTGAAATAAGACTAAAAGAGTTGTGTAGTCAAAAGGAGATCAATTATACGTCATTTCGCCCTGCAATTATTTATGGAAAGTATAATTATGCTCCAAGAGAAAGCTATTTCTTCGATTCTATAATCGAGAGTGAAACCATTATTATACCTGATAATAGACTTCCTCTATTCTCTTTTGTATCAGTTTGGGATGTCGCTAAAATACTTATAGCTAGTTTAGGAAATGAGGAGCTTTATAAAAAGGAATATAATCTATCGAGTTTAGAATTTATCTCATATGCAAGGTTTGCTGAGGTATTAGAAGAAATAGCTGGCAAATTTCTATATGTTAATATTATGAGTATTCGGGATATTAACTCAAGTAGAATTCCATTGCCCTTCCCATTGAATAAACATTTGATTTATTCAGGGGCTTTAATACAGAGTATCCTAGGATTTGAATATACACCTTTTATAGATGGCATGAGAGATACTTACAATTATTATTTACAAAGCAGGGGTATTTCATTATCTTAGACATTAAATATGGGTAGCGCGTTAAAAGGGGATTGATCATATTGAGGGATAAAGTACGCTTTGAGTCTTATACTCAACATCGATAAGCAAAACAGTGATTATACCTACTGTCATATTGTTACCTTGAATTACAAAATCGCATAACGTGAAAATAATAAGGGAGGGAAAAATGTCACAAAAGGATGATTTAATAACAGATATTCTTGATATTGAAATAAATATGTTTCTAACTGTTCCAACCGCTCAACCCAGCAGTTGCCAGAGTTATCCGGATAGTTTTCGGATGCATAGAAGGGCGCAGTTTTCAACCTGGTCAGAGGAAACCCTGAAGAGCTATCGAAGCGATCTACAGATGGCAGAGAGGGCAGGGAAGAATCTTATGACAGAGAAATATGCTCGAATGGATAGCCTTCTTCCTCCAAAAAAGCCAAACCCTTTAATAAAAGAGATTGTTGATATTCAATATGAATGGCAGATAAAAATGTTCAATAAATATCCAAATCTGATGGGTGGCGCGAGAGTGCTTTCGAGTGCCGAGGATTCGGTTAACAGAACATCATTTGAGACTTACCTGAAAAGCGAGTTGGAGACATATTCTGATAATACCATAAAACTCCTTCATAAAGATGTTTTAGATAGTCATGAGAAGGGAATAAATTTGACTGAGGAGCTATATTCACAACTAGTACTAAATATGGGTTATAGTTCTATTGAAGAGGCTGAAAAAGTACAAAAAAGATAAAATAATATTAAAAGCGTATTTTACTGGCAGATATTCTTCACATAATATGCAATCTACCAGTAAAATACGAATTGTGGGTCGTGCGATATTAACTAACAACTCAAATTATTGGAAAAAACAGATCTATGCTAATTCTCGTCGTTTTTCCATATCAAATAGTACTCGCTCTCTCTTCTTATCAATACCCAGATCCTTACGTTTTTTATCAATGTGAGCGATCATCTTTTGGGCCATCTCAATAGGATCATTAACAAAATCCCACTTGCCACCATAGGTTTTTTCAATATCTTTAAACAGGTATTTGACTAAGTCCTTGCTTCCAAGAATCGGAAAGGTGTCGCTTCCACCGAATAGGGTGTATACCCCTGAAGCTACAAAATATTGACCAATGGCTATCGCCTTTTCGCTCATCCATTCAGGGGCAGCCCCTGCGGCTGGAAGGTCGCTAATATCCTCTCCCAAACCGCCGTCTTTGACAACAGCAGTTGCTGCCAATAGGATTCTACTGTTATCAACACAGGATCCCATATGAAGCACTGGAGGAATGCCGACTGTCTCGCAGACCTCTATTAAGCCCGGACCAGCATGTTTCATTGCAGCCTCAGGTGTTAATAGCCCAAATTTTCCGGCAGTAATTGCGCTGCAACCCGTTGTGAGAACGATAACATCATTTTTTATTAGTTCCTTTATCAAGGTAAAGTGATCATTATCATGGGTTACTCTTGCGTTATTGCATCCAACAACGCCCGCTATCCCGCGTATCCTGCCATTTATTATGTTATCATTCAATGGCCTGTAGGATGCTCTGAAGGTGCCACCAAGAAGATAATTTATCGTTTCATGGCTAAACCCGGCAATTATTGGAGATTTTTCTTCAGGGATAACAACCTCTTCCTTCCTATTTGAAAAATTGTCTATGCTAACACGAATTATCTCTTTTGCGGAGTTCAAGGCATTGTGTTCATCGAATTCAATCCTATAGGCGTTTGTAATATCAGCCTTCGGACTCGTTGTTATCAGTTTTGTATGATAACATGAAGCGACATTCACAAGTGACTGCATAATGCACTGAACATCTACTACCATGGAGTCAACTGCGCCTGTAGTTATTGCAAGCTCTTGCTGCAGGAAGTTGCCGGAAATAGGAATACCATGCCTCATAAGCACCTCGTTAGCTGTGCAGCACATACCCGATATGTTTATGCCCTTTGCGCCCTTTGATTCTGCAAGCTTTATCATTTCCGGGTCCCGAGAAGCAACTACTATCATCTCAGAAAGCAGCGGTTCATGACCATGTACAATAATATTAACCTGATCCTTCTTTAACACTCCGAGATTGACCTCGCTATAGACAGGCACTGGTGTTCCGAACATTATGTCCTGAAGTTCAGTCCCAAGCATTGATCCGCCCCATCCATCACTTAAGGCCGCGCGTATTCCCTGGGACATCAGACTTTTATAATCCTGATCAACCCCCATATGCGTTCTGTGCATTACTTCAACGATCTCCCTGTCAATTCCTCTAGGCCATACCTTTTCTCTCTCCCAGAGTTCCTGCCGCTTTGCTGGAGCTTTATTCAGCAGTTGGAGCTTGCCCTCCTGCTGTCCCCACATAGCAAGAGCCTTTTCACCAACTTCAATTGCAATATCCTTAATCTCCC is a window from the Spirochaetota bacterium genome containing:
- a CDS encoding NAD-dependent epimerase/dehydratase family protein → MKDILIIGGSYFVGKVFVEELVKESDYSITVLNRGNRPLRMQGLKEIVCDRNDVDKFKQSVSSTQWDVIVDFCAYTPQDIENALSVFPKGGVKHYIYISTTSIYQATQMLPITEDAPKLSGPQPELGPQAADYAYNKWLGEIRLKELCSQKEINYTSFRPAIIYGKYNYAPRESYFFDSIIESETIIIPDNRLPLFSFVSVWDVAKILIASLGNEELYKKEYNLSSLEFISYARFAEVLEEIAGKFLYVNIMSIRDINSSRIPLPFPLNKHLIYSGALIQSILGFEYTPFIDGMRDTYNYYLQSRGISLS
- a CDS encoding DUF4125 family protein; this translates as MSQKDDLITDILDIEINMFLTVPTAQPSSCQSYPDSFRMHRRAQFSTWSEETLKSYRSDLQMAERAGKNLMTEKYARMDSLLPPKKPNPLIKEIVDIQYEWQIKMFNKYPNLMGGARVLSSAEDSVNRTSFETYLKSELETYSDNTIKLLHKDVLDSHEKGINLTEELYSQLVLNMGYSSIEEAEKVQKR
- a CDS encoding DUF4037 domain-containing protein, yielding MKGLELAEKYFYNNGLPMIQNAFSQHSERIAGGLVGDGSECFGFDDAISRDHDWGPSFCLWLTMEDYNAIGGILQKEYDNLPKSIEGYESRKTSDWGQGRVGVFEIGQFYANFIGIDNIPSNLDDWISLPEQSLAACTNGKVFYDPLGEFSRFRSKLLEFYPDDVRLKKMASRCMTIAQSGQYNLERSIKRNEYFAAQYAETKFCADVMSLIFLINKRYTPFYKWVHRALKQLPILGAVIHMKIAELISTKDYNEKPRIVEEICSAIIEQLKNEELTDSSSNYLLDHGPIIQSKIRDPQMRERNVWVG
- the cooS gene encoding anaerobic carbon-monoxide dehydrogenase catalytic subunit, translated to MDKISIDEATIKAYDKAKKDGISTVFDRAADMKPCPIGADGSCCKNCSMGPCRVPLPKKEGVEQKVGLCGATAETIAARNFIRMIAAGAASHSDHGRGVAEVFLLAAKGEIPGYEIKDEQKLYQVAMDLGVEIEDREIKDIAIEVGEKALAMWGQQEGKLQLLNKAPAKRQELWEREKVWPRGIDREIVEVMHRTHMGVDQDYKSLMSQGIRAALSDGWGGSMLGTELQDIMFGTPVPVYSEVNLGVLKKDQVNIIVHGHEPLLSEMIVVASRDPEMIKLAESKGAKGINISGMCCTANEVLMRHGIPISGNFLQQELAITTGAVDSMVVDVQCIMQSLVNVASCYHTKLITTSPKADITNAYRIEFDEHNALNSAKEIIRVSIDNFSNRKEEVVIPEEKSPIIAGFSHETINYLLGGTFRASYRPLNDNIINGRIRGIAGVVGCNNARVTHDNDHFTLIKELIKNDVIVLTTGCSAITAGKFGLLTPEAAMKHAGPGLIEVCETVGIPPVLHMGSCVDNSRILLAATAVVKDGGLGEDISDLPAAGAAPEWMSEKAIAIGQYFVASGVYTLFGGSDTFPILGSKDLVKYLFKDIEKTYGGKWDFVNDPIEMAQKMIAHIDKKRKDLGIDKKRERVLFDMEKRRELA